A single genomic interval of Flavobacterium sp. N2820 harbors:
- a CDS encoding prolyl oligopeptidase family serine peptidase: protein MKVFYLILFLFGLNSGFAQLQTITNQTEYPFWINVPETEKTEKQPILIFLHGKSLSGTDLNRVRRYGVLRAMDKGRKIPAIVVAPQLAKGSWNPDKVLEVLEYVKKNYNVDESRIYVCGMSLGGYGTLHFAGKHADKITAAVAICGGGNTSDGCTLSTIPIWIQHGDKDYIVPISESQKVVNAIRKCNEKAKLIFTVIKGGNHGSVENIFHQDAMYNWLFEQKRE, encoded by the coding sequence ATGAAAGTTTTTTATCTTATTTTATTTCTATTTGGGCTCAACTCTGGTTTTGCACAATTACAAACCATTACAAACCAAACCGAATACCCTTTTTGGATTAATGTTCCCGAAACTGAAAAAACCGAAAAACAACCCATTCTTATTTTTCTTCACGGAAAAAGTCTCTCTGGAACCGATTTAAATCGTGTTAGAAGATATGGCGTGCTTCGTGCAATGGATAAAGGTCGAAAAATACCTGCAATTGTTGTAGCGCCTCAATTAGCAAAAGGCAGTTGGAATCCTGATAAAGTGTTGGAAGTTTTAGAATATGTAAAGAAAAATTATAACGTAGACGAATCCCGAATTTATGTTTGTGGTATGAGTCTTGGCGGTTATGGAACATTACACTTTGCTGGAAAACATGCCGATAAGATTACAGCAGCAGTTGCAATTTGTGGCGGCGGAAACACAAGCGATGGTTGTACATTATCCACAATTCCTATCTGGATTCAACATGGCGACAAAGATTATATAGTTCCTATTTCAGAATCACAAAAAGTAGTTAATGCAATACGAAAATGCAATGAAAAAGCAAAACTAATTTTTACCGTCATAAAAGGGGGAAATCACGGAAGCGTTGAAAATATTTTTCATCAAGATGCCATGTATAATTGGTTATTTGAACAAAAAAGAGAATAA
- a CDS encoding LamG-like jellyroll fold domain-containing protein, with protein MNKKITRKTNKLFFTFLIAFTFLNSVAQYQIQYQGFDSTASDTWNYSNSINTGTIETNTSTFVSSPNSLRFGGSNTSTAGITYNDPEILFNNVSISAYTNVNLKIHFSCNGTPDDNDDFYLDVSYNNGLTFTSTKLIDGKNDTSDNLGFSHASSAGNTVGSSYTFNIPNGNSQVLVRIRFDERDNQANTGDYYFIDNVSLSGTLIGSYINVSGTNSIAVPYNGAAIISNGTDFGTTQVAATPIVKTFTIENIGSNTINLSGSPTVQITGSSDFSVSSFPANTINTATSTTFQITFNPLVLGTKTAIVSIPSNADTNNPYLFEIKGEGIQTFFDSDNDAIYDNIDIDDDNDGIEDATEENNCNLMNGPKVNYKFLNETFGTGVRTTINTTYDAITTYCYEDGTAGINTPECPNLSTVDLNDGKYTVGSSAQIASWAADYWHLGGDHTGDTNGRMAIFNASYTPGIFYTATISGALPNIPITYSFWVLNLDRTNAPGIATRLRPDVRVEFRDMNDALITFIETGDITPTTAGNLAGDWQHFTADLVLNVSAFKVIFINNETGGTGNDLALDDILISQTLCDLDNDGVADVFDLDSDNDGIPDVVEVGLGNLSEGKAYVVNWIDANLNGMHDAAELHLVPDHDGDGVPNYLDLDSDNDSVFDVDESWAGNPNAYAGYENGDGDINGDGTGDGPESETFRNKDTNADGVLEGFGDGILDKYDYNFGIYGNLDQGTIIAPFYYYVLDSDGDGIPNYLDTTSDGTNFDIAKTLYANLDANNDGIIDGTTDLDKDGIIDNFDTNNNQFGSPRDLERKLFLAFDGRNDYATDATLMSGWQNASLMAWININSSFTTEGVVVGQDKFKIAVDNSKKIKIIANGTLLEHNVSMADSQWIHVAAIFDGANGMLNLYINGEHTDSISISGAINTDPSLFTIGKNPIADTDYFKGKIDEVRLFDVALSDEQLQKIVYQEIYNNNGQIRGEIIPKDVPSLPWVNLIRYFRMDNYKDDIIDNHTTVSIDNTVGAKIYNIKTIKNQEAPMPFVTEQNGDFATAVHSVTKEIRGLDADDYDWSILHVKHNITSIIDNIDLGLLIDSMANIVMENNTKLQNDWYLKLDGKIDLQGMSQLLQTSESDLDPSSSGILERDQQGSGNKYNYNYWSSPVSSVASSTENNTGFTINSILKDGTDANNPQPITWVSGYDGSSNPLQIARYWLYKFTNLTPLYANWQQINENSIILTGQGYTMKGSAIATAPAIVLQNYVFTGKPNNGTINHSGIQIGPENILLTGNPYPSALDANDFIQDNLSALSGTLYFWEHYPSNNTHILAGYQGGYAARNLVGGVPPITPALISGLGSSTRIPERNIPIGQGYIVKGNNLGGQVTFQNSQREFVKEDDSNSNNMFKSNSKVSTIETTATNSGFATIRLGYTGSTNLHRQLLLGFMNQYADNNYNPGYDGEIMDPQSNDAYFQLGNIRLMIQGEGYFNASNIYPLTVVSSQTGVVKFMLIEIENFDSNQPVYIHDNLTDTYFDIRNNIFEVTIPEGTITSRFSLRFTNQTLSADNHSIENTFNIYHVAESNEIKIENLMTNVSIEEVTLFSILGQKIQSWNVANQEQSNISVKTKTLSDGIYIVQIKSNEGKYYSKKIILK; from the coding sequence ATGAATAAGAAAATTACACGCAAAACAAATAAACTTTTTTTTACTTTTCTAATTGCATTCACATTCCTAAATAGCGTTGCTCAATATCAAATTCAATACCAAGGATTTGACAGCACTGCATCAGACACTTGGAATTATTCAAATTCAATCAATACAGGAACAATTGAAACAAATACTTCTACTTTTGTTTCCTCACCAAATTCATTGAGATTTGGTGGCTCAAATACTTCTACAGCTGGAATTACCTATAATGACCCAGAAATTTTATTCAATAATGTATCAATTAGCGCATATACAAATGTTAATTTAAAAATACATTTTTCTTGTAACGGTACTCCTGATGATAATGATGACTTTTACTTAGATGTATCGTATAATAATGGCTTAACATTCACCTCAACCAAACTTATTGACGGAAAAAATGACACAAGTGATAATCTTGGCTTTTCGCATGCGTCATCAGCAGGAAATACAGTTGGCTCCTCTTATACTTTTAATATCCCAAATGGAAATTCACAAGTTTTAGTGCGAATTAGATTTGACGAAAGAGATAATCAAGCCAATACAGGAGATTATTATTTTATTGATAATGTAAGCCTGTCTGGAACACTGATTGGAAGCTATATTAATGTAAGTGGCACCAATTCAATCGCTGTTCCATACAATGGTGCTGCGATTATAAGTAATGGAACAGATTTTGGCACAACACAAGTAGCTGCAACTCCAATTGTTAAAACATTTACTATTGAAAATATCGGATCGAATACCATAAACTTATCTGGTAGTCCTACAGTTCAGATAACTGGAAGTAGCGATTTTAGCGTCTCCAGTTTCCCGGCTAACACAATAAATACTGCAACATCAACAACTTTTCAAATTACTTTTAACCCTTTAGTATTGGGAACAAAAACAGCTATTGTTTCAATACCAAGTAATGCTGACACAAACAACCCCTACCTATTTGAAATCAAAGGAGAAGGCATACAAACTTTTTTTGATAGTGATAATGACGCCATTTACGATAATATTGATATTGATGATGACAATGATGGTATCGAAGATGCTACTGAAGAAAACAATTGTAATTTAATGAACGGTCCAAAAGTAAACTATAAATTTTTAAATGAAACTTTTGGCACAGGAGTTCGAACAACCATTAATACAACTTATGATGCAATAACAACCTACTGTTACGAAGATGGAACCGCTGGTATTAATACCCCTGAATGTCCAAATTTAAGCACAGTAGATTTAAACGATGGAAAATACACGGTGGGTTCATCGGCTCAAATAGCATCTTGGGCTGCTGATTATTGGCATTTAGGCGGAGACCATACTGGCGACACTAATGGTCGAATGGCTATATTTAATGCTTCCTACACGCCTGGTATTTTTTATACAGCAACTATTTCAGGTGCACTACCAAACATTCCTATAACCTATAGTTTTTGGGTGTTAAACCTAGACAGAACCAACGCGCCGGGTATTGCTACTAGATTGAGACCAGATGTTAGGGTTGAATTTAGAGATATGAATGATGCTCTAATTACTTTTATCGAAACAGGAGACATTACACCTACCACAGCAGGAAACTTAGCAGGTGATTGGCAACATTTTACAGCCGACTTAGTACTAAATGTGAGTGCTTTTAAAGTAATTTTCATCAATAACGAAACAGGTGGCACAGGAAATGACTTAGCTTTAGACGACATTTTAATCTCACAAACTTTATGCGATTTAGATAATGATGGCGTGGCAGACGTTTTTGACTTGGATTCAGATAACGACGGAATTCCAGACGTGGTTGAAGTAGGCTTAGGAAACCTGAGTGAAGGTAAAGCTTATGTCGTTAATTGGATAGATGCTAACTTAAATGGAATGCATGATGCTGCAGAATTACATTTAGTTCCTGATCATGACGGCGATGGTGTTCCTAACTACTTAGATCTAGACAGTGATAATGATAGTGTTTTTGACGTAGATGAATCTTGGGCAGGAAATCCAAATGCGTATGCAGGTTATGAAAATGGTGATGGCGACATTAATGGTGATGGAACGGGAGACGGACCAGAATCGGAAACATTTAGAAATAAAGACACAAATGCCGATGGTGTTTTAGAAGGATTTGGAGATGGAATATTAGACAAGTATGATTATAATTTTGGTATTTATGGCAATTTAGATCAAGGAACTATTATTGCCCCTTTTTATTATTATGTTTTAGATTCAGATGGTGATGGAATTCCAAATTATCTTGATACAACTTCAGATGGAACTAATTTTGATATTGCTAAAACACTTTATGCGAATCTAGATGCCAATAATGATGGGATAATTGATGGAACAACAGACCTTGATAAAGATGGAATAATCGACAACTTTGACACAAATAATAACCAATTTGGTTCTCCAAGAGATTTAGAACGAAAACTTTTTTTGGCCTTTGATGGAAGAAACGACTATGCCACAGATGCAACATTAATGAGCGGATGGCAAAATGCTTCGTTAATGGCTTGGATAAATATAAATAGTTCGTTTACAACAGAAGGAGTAGTTGTTGGCCAAGACAAATTCAAAATTGCAGTTGACAATTCAAAAAAAATAAAAATCATTGCTAACGGAACACTTCTTGAACACAACGTTTCAATGGCTGATTCACAATGGATTCATGTTGCCGCAATTTTTGATGGTGCTAATGGCATGCTGAATTTATATATCAACGGGGAACATACAGATAGCATTTCAATTTCAGGAGCTATAAATACAGACCCATCTTTGTTTACTATCGGAAAAAATCCAATTGCTGATACAGATTATTTCAAAGGAAAAATTGACGAAGTACGGCTTTTTGATGTTGCGCTTTCAGACGAGCAGTTACAAAAAATAGTCTATCAAGAAATCTATAATAATAACGGTCAAATTAGAGGTGAAATCATTCCAAAAGATGTTCCATCTCTGCCTTGGGTTAATCTAATTCGCTATTTTAGAATGGATAATTATAAAGATGATATTATCGACAATCATACTACCGTTTCAATTGACAATACTGTGGGTGCAAAAATCTACAATATTAAAACCATTAAAAATCAAGAAGCTCCAATGCCTTTTGTAACAGAACAAAATGGTGATTTTGCTACTGCAGTACATTCAGTTACAAAAGAAATTAGAGGCCTAGATGCTGATGATTATGATTGGTCTATACTTCATGTTAAACACAATATTACTTCAATAATTGACAATATTGATTTAGGGCTATTAATTGATTCAATGGCTAATATCGTAATGGAAAACAACACTAAGTTACAAAATGATTGGTATTTGAAATTAGATGGAAAAATAGACTTACAAGGAATGTCTCAACTCTTACAAACTTCTGAGAGTGATTTAGACCCATCAAGCAGTGGAATCCTAGAACGTGATCAACAAGGCAGCGGAAACAAATACAATTACAATTATTGGTCTTCACCGGTTAGTTCAGTAGCATCTTCAACTGAAAACAATACTGGATTTACGATTAATTCCATTTTAAAAGATGGCACAGATGCTAACAATCCACAACCTATTACTTGGGTTTCTGGATATGATGGTTCTTCAAATCCATTGCAAATAGCTAGATATTGGCTGTATAAATTCACAAACCTAACACCTCTTTATGCCAATTGGCAGCAAATAAATGAAAATTCAATCATACTTACTGGTCAAGGATATACCATGAAAGGATCAGCTATTGCAACAGCACCAGCAATAGTATTACAAAACTATGTTTTTACAGGAAAGCCAAATAACGGAACAATTAATCATAGCGGAATTCAAATTGGTCCAGAAAATATTCTACTAACTGGAAACCCCTATCCATCAGCCCTAGATGCAAATGATTTTATTCAAGATAATTTGAGTGCCCTTTCTGGAACATTATATTTTTGGGAACATTACCCTTCAAATAATACTCACATTTTAGCTGGCTACCAAGGTGGATATGCTGCAAGAAATCTGGTTGGTGGAGTACCTCCAATCACACCTGCCTTAATAAGTGGTCTCGGCTCTAGTACAAGAATTCCTGAACGAAACATTCCTATTGGGCAAGGGTATATTGTAAAGGGTAATAATCTTGGTGGTCAAGTAACATTCCAAAACAGCCAAAGAGAATTTGTAAAAGAAGATGATAGCAATTCGAATAACATGTTTAAAAGTAATTCCAAAGTTAGCACAATTGAAACTACAGCAACAAACTCTGGTTTTGCAACAATTAGGCTAGGATACACTGGAAGTACAAACTTGCACAGACAACTTTTATTGGGCTTTATGAACCAGTACGCAGACAACAATTACAACCCAGGATATGATGGTGAAATAATGGATCCACAAAGCAATGACGCATATTTTCAACTAGGAAACATAAGACTAATGATTCAAGGTGAAGGATACTTTAATGCATCAAATATTTATCCTTTAACAGTGGTTAGTAGCCAAACTGGAGTGGTAAAATTCATGCTAATTGAAATTGAAAACTTTGATAGCAATCAACCTGTTTATATTCACGATAATTTAACCGATACTTATTTTGACATTCGAAATAATATATTTGAAGTTACGATTCCTGAAGGTACAATTACTTCTCGATTTAGTTTGCGTTTTACGAATCAAACGTTATCAGCAGATAATCATAGTATAGAAAACACATTCAATATATATCATGTTGCTGAATCTAATGAAATAAAAATCGAGAATCTAATGACTAATGTAAGCATAGAAGAGGTTACACTGTTTTCGATTTTAGGTCAAAAAATACAAAGCTGGAATGTAGCTAACCAAGAACAATCTAACATTTCTGTAAAAACAAAAACACTAAGTGATGGCATTTACATTGTTCAAATAAAATCAAATGAAGGCAAATATTACAGTAAGAAAATAATCCTCAAATAA